A single Paenibacillus kribbensis DNA region contains:
- a CDS encoding helix-turn-helix domain-containing protein, translated as MEQLKNLILQAQKNDKNATMSIIDMFNNKLQKSLYQVPFQEREDLSQDLYVKMIEVIGKFKVGSE; from the coding sequence TTGGAACAGTTAAAGAATTTAATTTTACAGGCTCAAAAAAATGATAAAAATGCCACTATGTCAATAATTGATATGTTCAATAACAAGCTGCAGAAGTCGTTATATCAAGTCCCCTTCCAAGAAAGAGAAGACTTATCTCAGGACCTCTATGTCAAAATGATTGAAGTTATAGGCAAATTTAAAGTAGGGAGTGAGTAG
- a CDS encoding sigma factor-like helix-turn-helix DNA-binding protein yields MKKFFVENPQSIREFQFIKYMATLIHFNSMNYGKKIRRNYERFPTILDQAVSSEEPDQTLLDLVPCRYQVEQILDFEPLEDQITNSKLFAGFEMLTSQEKVILNYSYVKEMSDTTISTMLGFSQQYVSKARKNALRKLRLYLEQKQ; encoded by the coding sequence ATGAAAAAATTCTTCGTCGAAAATCCCCAATCTATAAGAGAATTTCAATTTATAAAATATATGGCAACCCTGATACATTTCAACTCGATGAACTATGGAAAAAAAATCCGCAGAAATTACGAAAGATTTCCAACAATTTTAGATCAGGCAGTTTCTTCAGAAGAACCTGACCAAACGTTATTAGACTTAGTCCCTTGCAGATATCAAGTCGAACAAATCCTTGATTTTGAACCATTAGAGGATCAAATTACAAACTCAAAATTGTTTGCCGGGTTTGAAATGCTAACAAGTCAAGAAAAAGTCATACTTAATTACTCCTACGTAAAAGAAATGAGTGACACAACCATTTCTACTATGCTTGGATTTTCCCAACAGTATGTATCAAAAGCACGTAAAAATGCACTGAGAAAATTAAGACTTTACTTAGAGCAAAAACAATAA
- a CDS encoding copper amine oxidase N-terminal domain-containing protein: MVSLASLKPLKLNLVWDAGQKTVTVNAPGVKEKLVLTIGQKEASYGEKTLTLDVPAQLNKNRVVVPLRFISEAFKAEVEWKADKNTVIIRSADQVETYKKLYQGTDLVAARKIAVNLPSKDENTLHNTKEGAYYQYIFPEGEALRYYYVVGNLYTYYEIKDDVKHLVWEGVEEDLWKKR; the protein is encoded by the coding sequence ATGGTTTCTTTAGCTTCTTTGAAGCCGCTAAAGCTCAATTTAGTCTGGGATGCTGGCCAGAAGACGGTGACTGTCAATGCTCCTGGGGTGAAAGAAAAGCTTGTACTTACGATCGGTCAAAAAGAAGCTTCTTATGGAGAAAAAACGCTTACTTTAGATGTGCCTGCTCAATTGAACAAGAATCGCGTTGTTGTGCCTTTGCGCTTCATCAGCGAAGCCTTTAAAGCAGAGGTGGAGTGGAAAGCGGACAAAAATACTGTCATTATCCGGAGTGCTGACCAAGTAGAAACATATAAGAAGTTGTATCAAGGTACGGATTTGGTGGCGGCACGTAAAATCGCTGTAAATCTTCCTTCTAAGGATGAAAATACGCTTCATAATACCAAGGAGGGTGCTTATTATCAGTATATTTTCCCTGAAGGAGAAGCATTGAGATATTATTATGTTGTTGGGAATTTATATACTTACTATGAAATTAAGGATGATGTTAAACATTTAGTATGGGAAGGTGTAGAAGAAGATTTGTGGAAGAAACGGTAG
- the gpmA gene encoding 2,3-diphosphoglycerate-dependent phosphoglycerate mutase: MYQVVLVRHGESVYNRQNLFTGWTDVDLTEQGTHEAIEAGRILKEAGYTFDLAFSSVLKRSIRTLYHILDELDHLWIPVQKSWKLNERHYGALQGLSKVDSAVEYGEEQVHIWRRSLTVRPPMLDEQDERSPRREERYRHIKPEELPLGESLEDTVHRVGEFWKQRIVPLILKKDRVIISAHGNTLRALIKYMENLDEAALLDLNIPTGIPLVYELDDHIDPIRRFYLGDPSHVEAKKQAVANQSKVTE; encoded by the coding sequence ATGTATCAAGTGGTGTTGGTGAGGCATGGAGAAAGTGTGTATAACCGACAAAACCTGTTCACAGGCTGGACGGATGTAGACCTGACTGAACAGGGAACGCATGAGGCCATCGAGGCGGGGCGTATTCTCAAGGAGGCCGGGTATACGTTTGACTTGGCATTTTCCTCTGTGCTAAAGCGTTCGATCCGCACGCTGTATCACATCCTGGATGAGCTGGATCATTTGTGGATACCCGTGCAGAAGTCATGGAAGCTGAATGAACGCCATTACGGTGCGCTGCAAGGGCTTAGCAAGGTGGATTCTGCTGTAGAATATGGCGAGGAACAGGTTCATATCTGGCGGCGCAGTCTGACAGTGCGGCCTCCCATGCTGGATGAGCAGGATGAACGGAGTCCGCGCAGGGAAGAGCGTTATCGCCATATTAAGCCGGAGGAACTGCCGCTGGGGGAAAGTCTGGAGGATACGGTGCACCGGGTCGGGGAGTTTTGGAAGCAGCGGATTGTGCCGTTGATCCTCAAAAAGGATCGAGTTATCATTTCCGCACATGGCAATACGTTACGCGCATTGATCAAGTATATGGAGAATCTGGACGAGGCCGCATTGCTGGATTTAAATATTCCGACAGGCATTCCGCTGGTGTATGAGCTGGACGATCATATAGATCCTATCCGACGCTTCTATTTGGGTGATCCGAGTCATGTGGAGGCGAAAAAGCAGGCCGTAGCCAATCAGAGCAAGGTGACGGAGTAA
- a CDS encoding alpha-amylase has translation MKRNHTMMQFFEWNVAADGSHWQKLARLAPELKAKGIDAIWIPPVTKGQSPEDTGYGVYDLYDLGEFNQKGAVRTKYGTREDLLEAVAACVRHGVTVYVDLVMNHKAGADETEVFKVVEVNPDNRNEVISEPFDIKGWTKFTFPGRQGQYSTFQWNFEHFNGTDYDASQGRTGIYRILGKNKSWSNHVDDEFGNYDYLMFANIDYNHQDVRREMIRWGQWLVDTLQCSGFRLDAIKHINHEFVREFATEMIKKRGQDFYMVGEFWKPDLKSCQKFLDTIDYKIDLFDVSLHYKLYSASLGGKDFDLSTIFEDTLVLTHPLNSVTFVDNHDSQPHEALESWVEDWFKPSAYALILLRKDGYPCVFYGDYYGIQGKTPVKGKQAELDPLLYARYHKAYGEQKDYLDDPHTIGWVRLGVPELEGSGCAVVVTNADNGEKRMFVGKQRAGEQWTDLTGHHNHAVTIGQDGYGVFPVRAGSVSVWVLPTGKDSRGTEDDVEA, from the coding sequence ATGAAAAGGAACCATACGATGATGCAGTTTTTCGAGTGGAATGTCGCAGCAGACGGTTCTCACTGGCAGAAACTTGCCCGCCTGGCACCGGAGCTGAAGGCTAAAGGAATTGACGCGATATGGATTCCACCTGTCACCAAGGGCCAATCGCCCGAGGATACGGGATACGGCGTCTATGACCTTTACGATCTGGGCGAGTTTAATCAAAAGGGTGCGGTACGCACCAAATACGGAACCAGGGAAGACCTTTTGGAGGCTGTTGCCGCCTGCGTTCGCCACGGCGTGACCGTCTATGTCGATCTGGTCATGAACCATAAGGCCGGTGCGGATGAAACCGAAGTGTTCAAGGTCGTCGAGGTTAACCCGGATAACCGCAATGAGGTTATTTCAGAGCCCTTTGATATCAAAGGGTGGACTAAATTTACATTTCCCGGCCGTCAAGGTCAGTATTCCACATTCCAATGGAATTTTGAACATTTTAACGGAACTGATTATGATGCAAGTCAGGGCCGGACAGGAATTTATCGTATTTTAGGCAAAAATAAAAGCTGGAGCAATCATGTAGATGATGAATTCGGCAATTATGATTATTTAATGTTTGCCAATATTGACTATAATCATCAGGATGTGCGCAGGGAAATGATTCGCTGGGGCCAATGGCTGGTGGATACCTTGCAATGCAGCGGATTTCGTCTGGATGCGATCAAGCATATCAATCATGAATTTGTACGGGAGTTTGCCACGGAAATGATCAAGAAGCGTGGACAGGATTTTTATATGGTGGGCGAGTTTTGGAAGCCGGATCTGAAATCGTGCCAGAAGTTCCTGGATACCATCGATTATAAAATCGACCTGTTCGACGTATCCCTCCACTACAAACTATATAGCGCTTCCTTGGGTGGCAAGGATTTCGATCTAAGCACCATTTTCGAGGACACGCTGGTTCTTACCCACCCCTTAAACTCGGTCACTTTTGTCGATAACCATGATTCCCAGCCCCATGAAGCGCTCGAATCCTGGGTAGAGGACTGGTTCAAGCCCAGCGCCTATGCGCTCATTTTGCTGCGCAAGGACGGTTACCCCTGCGTATTCTACGGGGATTACTACGGCATTCAGGGGAAAACACCCGTGAAAGGCAAGCAGGCTGAGTTAGATCCGCTCCTGTATGCCCGCTACCATAAAGCCTATGGAGAGCAAAAGGATTATTTGGATGATCCCCATACGATTGGATGGGTGCGTCTGGGTGTCCCTGAATTGGAAGGCTCCGGCTGCGCTGTAGTGGTCACCAATGCAGACAACGGAGAAAAGCGCATGTTCGTAGGGAAGCAGCGCGCAGGAGAGCAATGGACTGATTTGACGGGACATCACAATCACGCCGTAACGATCGGGCAGGACGGCTACGGCGTATTTCCGGTTCGCGCCGGCAGCGTATCGGTATGGGTACTTCCCACTGGAAAAGACAGCCGGGGAACAGAAGACGACGTGGAAGCTTAA
- a CDS encoding HNH endonuclease encodes MTEPQQNRNEAGEPLMKKCTYCQELKPLTEFQRRTGRRAGPYSRRGPCRSCRGLAAQERVAPSTPSSGEEMKSLAASITRHNLGTGEVVPSLDISAQPDLLAYLPRRKPVTDKARERHRQRVRNLLGRLKPADTRALRLNRNGMIRLRGKSDQGRRWHQEIELDLAMTLVRERMAVIVNPYTVRRLYSNKEFRQYVLKRDRYTCFFCGGYGDTIDHLLPRAKGGHTTPVNCVCACNECNQIKAARDVEEFIESGVPLPSPDDFEAPDDSDTSEDILHT; translated from the coding sequence ATGACGGAACCGCAGCAAAACAGAAATGAAGCGGGCGAGCCGCTGATGAAAAAATGTACGTATTGTCAGGAGTTGAAGCCGCTAACGGAGTTTCAGCGCAGAACCGGTCGCCGGGCGGGTCCGTATTCCCGTCGTGGTCCTTGCCGTTCCTGCCGGGGGTTAGCCGCACAAGAGCGTGTGGCTCCGTCTACCCCTTCTTCCGGCGAGGAAATGAAGTCCTTGGCCGCTTCCATTACGCGGCATAACCTGGGGACAGGTGAGGTTGTCCCAAGTCTGGATATATCAGCACAGCCTGACCTGTTAGCTTACCTACCCCGCAGAAAGCCGGTCACAGATAAGGCGCGTGAGCGCCATCGGCAGCGGGTGCGGAATCTGCTTGGCAGGCTAAAGCCTGCGGATACCCGTGCGCTGCGCCTCAATCGCAACGGCATGATTCGGCTCAGAGGCAAATCCGATCAGGGGAGACGCTGGCATCAGGAGATTGAACTTGATTTGGCGATGACTTTGGTTAGAGAGCGCATGGCGGTGATTGTAAACCCATACACCGTTCGCAGGCTCTACAGTAACAAGGAATTTCGTCAATACGTGCTCAAGCGTGACCGTTATACCTGCTTTTTCTGCGGCGGCTATGGTGATACAATTGATCATTTACTGCCTCGGGCTAAAGGTGGGCATACGACGCCGGTCAATTGTGTATGTGCCTGCAACGAGTGCAATCAGATTAAAGCTGCCCGTGATGTAGAAGAGTTCATCGAGTCCGGTGTGCCGCTCCCGTCTCCTGATGATTTCGAGGCTCCCGATGATTCAGATACTTCTGAGGACATCTTGCATACGTAG
- a CDS encoding DUF1641 domain-containing protein, which produces MSENQQEVAVTQEAAKESRDVLDQLMKPEVQQSLTVLVENLPKLTEMVTLMTDAYDVARSLATDPVFLGDMKNSMGEFVKPVTESAKGLASAAIEANDRVQTTDGSVGLFGLLKMLKDPNVQKTLRFSQAFLDILNERQRESK; this is translated from the coding sequence ATGTCTGAAAACCAACAAGAGGTGGCTGTAACACAAGAAGCTGCCAAAGAGTCTCGGGATGTATTGGACCAATTGATGAAACCGGAGGTTCAGCAATCGCTGACCGTGCTGGTAGAGAATCTGCCCAAGTTGACTGAGATGGTTACTCTGATGACCGACGCTTATGATGTAGCTCGTAGTTTGGCAACTGACCCTGTCTTTCTCGGAGATATGAAAAACTCCATGGGAGAGTTTGTGAAGCCTGTTACAGAGTCGGCTAAAGGTTTGGCTTCTGCTGCCATTGAAGCTAACGACCGCGTGCAAACTACGGACGGCAGTGTAGGTCTGTTTGGATTGCTCAAAATGCTTAAAGATCCAAATGTGCAAAAAACACTGCGTTTCAGCCAGGCTTTCCTGGACATTCTGAATGAGCGCCAACGCGAAAGCAAATAA
- a CDS encoding NAD(P)/FAD-dependent oxidoreductase, with amino-acid sequence MSKQILILGGGYGGLLAALTARQHLDASQATITVVNRFASHQIITELHRLAAGTIAEKAVALPLEKLLRNKDIILKVDTVSEIKPDDKKVTLASGATLSYDALVISLGSETAYFGIPGLQEHSFTLKSVAEANRIRAHVEARLDAYKQSGNKADATIVVGGGGLTGVELVGEYADKLPVICREKGINYEDISLYCVEAGPSILAGFPQALVDRAVTSLEKRGVQIVAGVPITEMKADEVLLKDGRSIKTSTLVWTGGVQGNVLVGASGIEVNRGRATVNGALQSTSHEDIFLAGDSAVVFPSEGERPYPPTAQLAWQMGETVGYNLFAYFNGAKMEQFTPVFSGTLGSLGRTDAIGTVGANGTQLKGAVATLMKEGSNIRYLSHIKGLFALAY; translated from the coding sequence ATGTCGAAGCAAATTTTGATCTTGGGCGGCGGATACGGCGGATTGCTGGCCGCTCTCACAGCACGCCAGCATCTGGACGCTAGCCAAGCAACCATTACAGTGGTAAACCGCTTTGCGTCGCACCAAATTATTACGGAGCTGCACCGTTTGGCGGCAGGTACAATTGCCGAAAAAGCAGTTGCACTTCCTTTGGAGAAGCTGCTGCGTAACAAAGATATTATTCTGAAAGTGGATACCGTTTCGGAAATCAAACCGGACGATAAAAAAGTAACCTTGGCCAGTGGCGCTACGTTGAGCTATGACGCTCTCGTTATTTCCCTGGGCAGTGAAACGGCTTACTTTGGTATTCCAGGACTGCAAGAGCACAGCTTCACACTGAAATCAGTGGCGGAAGCCAATCGCATTCGTGCACATGTCGAAGCTCGTCTGGATGCTTACAAGCAATCCGGCAACAAAGCAGATGCTACAATCGTTGTCGGCGGTGGTGGCCTGACAGGCGTCGAGCTGGTAGGCGAATATGCTGACAAGCTGCCTGTGATTTGCCGTGAAAAAGGCATTAACTACGAAGACATTAGCCTCTACTGTGTAGAAGCTGGACCATCTATTTTGGCAGGCTTCCCGCAAGCACTGGTTGATCGTGCAGTCACAAGCCTTGAAAAACGTGGCGTTCAAATCGTAGCTGGTGTTCCAATTACGGAAATGAAAGCCGACGAGGTTCTGCTCAAAGACGGACGTTCGATCAAAACGAGCACATTGGTCTGGACAGGCGGCGTACAAGGTAACGTACTGGTTGGCGCATCCGGTATCGAAGTGAACCGTGGTCGTGCAACCGTGAATGGTGCCTTGCAATCGACTTCCCACGAAGACATCTTCCTGGCTGGTGACAGCGCAGTGGTGTTCCCGAGTGAAGGCGAGCGTCCATACCCTCCAACTGCACAGTTGGCTTGGCAAATGGGCGAGACGGTGGGTTACAACCTGTTTGCTTACTTTAACGGAGCAAAAATGGAACAATTCACACCTGTATTCTCCGGTACGCTGGGCAGCTTGGGCAGAACAGACGCGATCGGTACGGTAGGCGCGAATGGCACCCAACTGAAAGGCGCTGTAGCTACGCTGATGAAAGAAGGCAGTAACATCCGTTACCTGTCCCACATTAAAGGACTTTTTGCATTGGCTTATTAA
- a CDS encoding copper amine oxidase N-terminal domain-containing protein: MKIRLLICLIVLLSFADANLNWASAQAQGQTPIHLKVNEHYVLYTYPASPFVDNKNRLLIPLQAAKDILGGKVTYNAASKTASVDLLGRNVTVTIGSPEISVNGEPVIMDTVPIMKSNAMFLPVSILLKDTDAKMEWNPKRELLSLKHDSFTESPVLMNFKGQDLAQVMDANAFDLTSFDWDRKKGILDIYAMYESSLSPDFKQIDFNPMIVYSKGTYSVYPYSRPSMFYKVKITSPGHLVYTRNIDATNADNDYIKYITSVGRLIE; encoded by the coding sequence ATGAAAATCAGGTTATTAATTTGCCTTATAGTTTTATTAAGTTTTGCTGATGCTAACTTGAATTGGGCATCAGCTCAAGCTCAAGGCCAAACGCCGATACACCTCAAGGTCAATGAACATTACGTCTTATATACCTATCCCGCATCACCCTTTGTGGACAATAAGAACAGACTGCTTATACCACTTCAAGCGGCCAAGGATATATTGGGTGGTAAAGTAACTTACAATGCAGCGAGCAAAACCGCTTCTGTCGATCTGTTGGGCCGTAATGTAACGGTCACAATCGGATCACCCGAAATATCGGTTAACGGCGAGCCAGTGATAATGGATACAGTCCCCATCATGAAAAGTAATGCGATGTTTTTACCGGTATCCATTCTGTTGAAAGATACAGATGCGAAGATGGAGTGGAATCCCAAGCGTGAATTATTGTCACTAAAGCATGATAGTTTTACCGAAAGCCCAGTTCTTATGAATTTTAAGGGACAAGACCTGGCTCAGGTCATGGATGCGAACGCGTTTGATCTTACTTCCTTTGATTGGGATCGAAAAAAAGGCATATTGGATATTTATGCTATGTACGAGAGCAGCTTATCACCCGACTTCAAGCAAATCGACTTTAATCCTATGATTGTTTATAGCAAAGGAACCTATAGCGTATATCCTTATTCTAGACCCAGTATGTTTTACAAAGTCAAAATAACCAGCCCCGGTCATTTGGTGTATACAAGAAATATAGACGCGACCAATGCGGATAATGATTATATAAAATACATTACTTCCGTAGGTAGATTGATTGAGTAA
- a CDS encoding stalk domain-containing protein: protein MKSLKSMKKPVIITAVSALAISGALFSQSTYAAQVTKPIQAVFNNIKIIYNGTEVPSDAKTEPFLLDGVTYIPLKLAGTALDKKVQWDGTNKRVVITDNGVPIDQSTVTALNNQITTLTQELNTAKAANTTKDATIAQLQKDNQALKDEASKNSSDTLKDLQKQLNKDYSDSYNTNSDITLDGNKSDITVTIEMTKTRWEDLSSSRQESYLEDIVDDILKEYKDADVEGTVKNSSNRDKLATFTSNSKGDVTIKKIASSFDANTIQRDLFNRYSSYAGVGFDFSVRGDSSRADVDVYVGLDDWNKLSSLQRSNLTDGVIDFLKDRESIDRVNGTIRNKDNRNLITNF from the coding sequence ATGAAATCATTGAAATCCATGAAGAAACCTGTCATCATCACTGCCGTGTCGGCCTTGGCCATCTCCGGGGCGCTGTTCAGCCAATCTACATATGCTGCACAAGTAACTAAGCCGATCCAAGCAGTTTTTAACAATATTAAAATTATCTACAACGGAACCGAGGTTCCTTCTGATGCCAAAACAGAACCATTCTTGCTGGATGGCGTGACGTATATCCCGCTGAAGCTGGCAGGTACAGCTCTGGATAAAAAAGTACAATGGGATGGCACCAACAAACGCGTAGTCATTACTGACAACGGTGTTCCTATTGATCAATCTACGGTTACAGCACTGAACAACCAGATTACAACACTGACTCAAGAGCTGAACACAGCAAAAGCAGCGAACACCACTAAAGACGCTACCATCGCTCAATTGCAAAAAGACAATCAGGCGCTAAAAGATGAAGCAAGCAAAAACAGTTCTGACACCTTGAAAGATCTTCAAAAGCAACTGAACAAGGATTACAGTGATTCCTACAACACGAACTCGGATATCACGCTGGACGGCAATAAAAGCGATATTACTGTGACCATCGAAATGACAAAAACCAGATGGGAAGACCTATCCAGTAGCAGACAGGAAAGCTATCTGGAGGACATCGTTGATGACATTTTGAAAGAATACAAAGATGCCGATGTAGAAGGCACAGTGAAAAACTCCAGTAACAGGGATAAACTGGCGACCTTTACATCCAACAGCAAAGGCGATGTTACGATTAAGAAAATAGCTTCATCCTTCGATGCAAACACGATCCAACGTGATTTATTCAACAGATACAGCAGCTACGCCGGAGTTGGCTTTGATTTCAGCGTAAGAGGCGACAGCAGTAGAGCTGACGTGGATGTGTATGTAGGTTTGGATGACTGGAATAAACTCTCAAGTTTGCAAAGAAGCAACCTGACAGATGGCGTTATTGATTTTCTTAAAGACAGAGAGTCCATTGATAGAGTCAATGGAACTATACGCAACAAGGACAACCGCAACCTAATTACTAACTTCTAA
- a CDS encoding CTP synthase C-terminal region-related (seleno)protein — translation MYCIGLIGDYDVNVVAHVAIPLAIQLAADELGIQFIFEWIPTPSLDQDFEQKLSKYHAIWVVPASPYRSMQGALNGIRFAREQQIPFLGTCGGFQHMIIEFARNVVGLAEAEHAEENPDASFILVAPLSCSVSERTHTFRLAPGSKTIDFYDSPEIVEQYGICNYGLNSEYRSRLENAGLNIVGVDLDGEVRIMELDRHPFFIGTLFQPERSALKSITHPLIKAFLRKAASSK, via the coding sequence ATGTATTGTATCGGTTTAATCGGGGATTACGATGTGAATGTTGTAGCACATGTGGCTATACCCCTAGCAATTCAGTTGGCGGCAGATGAACTGGGGATTCAATTCATTTTCGAATGGATTCCAACGCCTTCGTTGGATCAGGATTTCGAACAAAAATTATCTAAATATCATGCGATTTGGGTCGTCCCTGCCAGTCCTTACCGAAGCATGCAAGGCGCCCTCAACGGCATACGGTTTGCTCGTGAGCAGCAGATTCCCTTTTTAGGTACATGCGGTGGATTCCAACATATGATCATTGAGTTTGCAAGGAATGTAGTAGGACTTGCGGAAGCAGAGCATGCCGAGGAAAATCCCGATGCCTCGTTCATTTTAGTTGCTCCACTCTCTTGTTCGGTAAGCGAAAGAACGCATACGTTTAGGCTGGCCCCCGGTTCAAAAACGATAGATTTTTATGATTCTCCTGAAATTGTTGAACAGTATGGAATTTGTAATTATGGTTTGAATTCAGAGTATCGCTCCAGGTTAGAAAATGCGGGTTTAAACATTGTCGGAGTAGACCTTGATGGCGAAGTTCGTATTATGGAACTGGATCGACATCCTTTTTTTATTGGAACCTTATTTCAACCTGAGCGTTCGGCACTGAAAAGTATTACTCATCCATTAATAAAAGCATTTCTTCGCAAAGCAGCCTCCTCGAAATAA
- a CDS encoding DUF2179 domain-containing protein, with product MLKILLFILVIQMIYVSAYTLRMILTLKGQRYIAALISTVEVTVYVLGLNVVLKYLDQVASLAVYAIGYALGILIGAWIEEKIALGYVTVKVISNEINGGIANALRDKGYGVTAWLGSGRDGERLVMEILAKRNNQNKLYQSILDLDPKAFVITVEPKQFHGGFWTKAIRK from the coding sequence ATGCTCAAAATTTTGCTATTTATTCTCGTTATCCAAATGATTTATGTGTCGGCGTATACACTACGCATGATTTTGACGCTGAAAGGTCAGCGGTATATCGCTGCGCTCATTAGCACCGTGGAGGTTACGGTCTATGTGCTTGGCTTGAATGTGGTGCTCAAGTATCTGGATCAGGTGGCGAGTCTGGCAGTATACGCCATTGGTTATGCGTTGGGTATTCTTATTGGGGCATGGATTGAGGAAAAAATAGCGCTCGGCTACGTCACTGTCAAGGTTATCAGCAATGAGATCAATGGAGGAATCGCCAACGCGCTGCGGGATAAAGGATACGGCGTTACAGCCTGGCTGGGCAGTGGGCGGGACGGAGAACGTCTGGTGATGGAAATTTTGGCTAAACGGAACAATCAGAATAAGCTGTACCAATCGATTTTGGACCTGGACCCCAAGGCCTTTGTCATAACGGTAGAACCGAAGCAATTTCATGGCGGTTTCTGGACCAAGGCAATCCGCAAATAA
- a CDS encoding cold-shock protein → MYRRQAPEIIPEENTAIWSCTNEGCNGWMRTDFTFLSEPVCPLCQASMGQEMRMLPILNQAGNTFVAQRS, encoded by the coding sequence ATGTACAGACGCCAGGCCCCGGAGATCATCCCAGAGGAAAATACAGCCATTTGGTCGTGTACAAACGAGGGCTGTAACGGCTGGATGCGAACGGATTTTACCTTTTTGAGCGAACCGGTGTGTCCACTTTGCCAGGCCTCGATGGGGCAGGAAATGCGGATGCTGCCGATTCTCAATCAGGCGGGCAATACCTTTGTCGCCCAACGCTCTTGA
- a CDS encoding substrate-binding domain-containing protein, whose protein sequence is MKSNVTMRDIADKLGVSSVTVSKALNDKEGVSDELKERIKTLAGEMGYRFNTAAKSMKEGLTYNIGVVIPERFTGPGQSFYLHIYQQIARELEHYGYYGILHILHREDEEQLHLPRIYYDRKVDGFILLGQVSKPYIELVQSMDLPKMFLDFYDEHADIDSVVTDNFYGAYELTNYLIAQGHRDIAYVGNLYSTSSIQDRFLGYYKSLLEHRLPLRNEWVLSDRDDEGVYVDMELPQPLPTAFVCNCDQVAYNLVQKLIAQGYRVPEDCSVVGFDNDVYATLIVPQLTTVGVDIEQMARTAIESMMKKISHPGSRFGRVLVQGHIVYRDSVQRMERL, encoded by the coding sequence ATGAAGAGCAACGTAACGATGCGGGATATTGCAGATAAGCTGGGGGTTAGCAGTGTCACCGTGTCGAAGGCGCTCAATGACAAAGAAGGAGTTAGCGATGAGCTAAAAGAGCGCATCAAGACGCTTGCGGGCGAAATGGGCTACCGTTTCAATACCGCTGCCAAGTCCATGAAGGAAGGACTCACCTATAACATTGGCGTTGTCATTCCCGAGCGTTTTACCGGCCCCGGCCAATCGTTTTATCTGCACATCTATCAGCAAATTGCACGGGAACTCGAACATTACGGCTACTACGGCATCCTCCACATCCTCCATCGCGAGGACGAGGAGCAGCTTCATCTGCCACGTATCTATTACGATCGCAAGGTGGATGGCTTCATTCTTCTGGGACAAGTAAGCAAGCCATATATCGAGCTGGTGCAATCCATGGACCTGCCCAAAATGTTTCTTGATTTTTATGATGAGCATGCCGATATCGATTCTGTAGTAACCGATAATTTTTACGGAGCCTACGAACTGACCAACTATTTGATTGCCCAGGGACACCGGGATATTGCATATGTGGGTAATCTTTATTCCACCAGTAGCATTCAGGATCGTTTCCTCGGCTACTATAAATCCTTGCTGGAGCACAGGCTGCCCCTGCGTAACGAGTGGGTGCTCAGCGACCGGGACGACGAAGGGGTGTACGTTGATATGGAGCTGCCCCAGCCGCTGCCGACCGCCTTCGTATGCAACTGTGACCAGGTGGCGTACAACCTGGTGCAAAAGCTGATTGCTCAGGGATACCGTGTGCCTGAAGATTGTTCTGTGGTTGGCTTCGACAACGATGTATATGCCACTCTTATTGTTCCACAGCTGACCACCGTTGGAGTGGACATTGAACAGATGGCACGTACTGCCATTGAATCGATGATGAAAAAAATAAGCCACCCCGGCAGTCGTTTTGGCCGAGTCCTTGTACAGGGTCACATTGTGTATCGTGATTCCGTGCAGCGTATGGAGAGGCTGTGA